One Pseudomonadota bacterium genomic window carries:
- a CDS encoding helix-turn-helix domain-containing protein: protein MPSDKVAQQAHAALETLRSLPRRKGARALRVVRTKGDPVEVTVPREAFDLFMEVLGQLANGNAVTIVPVHAELTTQETAELLNISRPYLVRLLNRGEIPHSKVGTHRRLKVSDVMAYKEARDREHEQVLDELSAEAQKHDLGY from the coding sequence GTGCCATCAGACAAGGTGGCTCAACAGGCCCATGCAGCGCTCGAAACGCTGCGAAGCCTGCCCCGTCGTAAGGGAGCACGTGCGCTACGGGTGGTCCGCACGAAGGGGGACCCCGTTGAGGTTACTGTCCCGCGGGAGGCATTTGACCTATTCATGGAGGTGCTAGGACAGCTAGCCAACGGCAACGCGGTCACCATCGTACCCGTACATGCCGAACTCACGACGCAGGAAACCGCCGAGTTGCTCAACATCTCGCGACCATACCTGGTGCGCCTGCTGAACCGGGGAGAGATCCCACACTCTAAAGTTGGCACGCATCGCAGACTCAAAGTGTCCGACGTGATGGCCTACAAGGAAGCCAGGGACCGTGAGCACGAGCAAGTGCTAGACGAGTTATCGGCCGAAGCGCAGAAGCACGACCTCGGCTACTGA
- a CDS encoding type II toxin-antitoxin system VapC family toxin produces MNLLLDTHVWLWWLFDDDRLSARARAMVADPDNAVFVSAASAWEVATKHRLGKLPSAQVLVQDMAGWVHRAGFRALPIDIVHAQKAGSWPSAHRDPFDRMLAAQSVLEQLPLLTKDAAFAQLGVATLW; encoded by the coding sequence CTGAACCTTCTGCTCGATACCCACGTTTGGCTGTGGTGGCTGTTCGACGACGACCGGTTGTCGGCACGGGCACGAGCGATGGTGGCGGATCCGGACAATGCGGTGTTTGTGTCCGCGGCCAGCGCATGGGAGGTCGCCACGAAGCATCGTCTCGGCAAGCTACCCTCGGCGCAGGTGCTGGTGCAGGACATGGCCGGCTGGGTCCATAGGGCAGGGTTTCGGGCGTTGCCGATCGACATCGTGCATGCACAGAAGGCAGGCTCTTGGCCCTCAGCGCATCGCGATCCGTTCGACCGCATGCTCGCCGCCCAGAGCGTGTTGGAGCAATTGCCTCTCCTCACAAAAGATGCGGCTTTCGCGCAGTTGGGCGTCGCCACCCTCTGGTAG
- a CDS encoding AAA family ATPase, which translates to MLSREYSLYSKAAQPRWTGWIEIEVAMLSCPDAVIDMTLFVGRERELSEFAQLLKKRESSLVVCQGRRRIGKSTLVHQVGKKAKHFLAFNGLAPRPGMTRQAQLDAFSQQLAQQTRLPKVALDSWPQAFQLLASQLESTGSTLLLLDEISWMAAGDPDFAGHLKNAWDQYFSRRTGLLMVLCGSVSSWIQRNILSSTGFVGRCSWQFSLKPLSINECNAFWRSRKHKVASREKLAVLAVTGGVPRYLEEIQPSQTAEQNIERLCFNPGGMLFNEFEQIFHDIFSRRAAAYRDIAHTLVSGPRTLSEISNKLGRVKGGSLGEALADLEMAGFISRDTAFDPTTGKSRRRSSRYRLSDNYVRFYLKYIEALRPQIIKGLYQRTPLETLGAWDTIIGLQFENLVLQSIQPVLRALGLGNVPVINIGPYWHARTARRRACQVDVMLRTRRALYLFEVKFRDKIGTSVMDEMQRKLARLRLPSSLSVRTGLIYEGELHPDIETSDHFEFLLPFGDLLGVD; encoded by the coding sequence GTGCTGTCGCGCGAATACTCCCTGTATTCGAAGGCGGCGCAACCCCGCTGGACGGGATGGATCGAAATCGAAGTGGCGATGTTATCTTGTCCCGACGCCGTAATCGACATGACCCTATTCGTCGGCCGTGAGCGTGAGCTGAGCGAGTTCGCTCAACTCCTCAAGAAGCGGGAATCCTCCCTGGTAGTGTGCCAGGGGCGAAGGAGAATCGGCAAGAGCACGCTGGTTCATCAGGTTGGCAAAAAAGCCAAGCATTTCCTTGCCTTCAACGGGCTGGCACCACGTCCCGGCATGACCAGGCAAGCGCAGCTCGATGCCTTCTCTCAGCAACTCGCCCAGCAGACCCGTTTACCCAAGGTGGCGCTCGACTCCTGGCCGCAGGCGTTTCAGCTCTTGGCGAGCCAGCTGGAGTCCACCGGCAGCACCCTGCTGCTTCTGGATGAAATCTCGTGGATGGCTGCAGGTGATCCGGACTTTGCGGGACACCTGAAGAACGCCTGGGATCAGTACTTCTCCCGCCGAACCGGGCTGCTCATGGTGCTTTGCGGGTCCGTTTCTTCGTGGATACAGCGTAACATCCTGAGCAGCACCGGTTTCGTAGGACGCTGCTCGTGGCAGTTTAGTCTGAAGCCGCTTTCCATTAACGAATGCAACGCGTTCTGGCGAAGCAGGAAACACAAAGTGGCCTCGCGTGAGAAGCTCGCCGTCTTGGCCGTTACAGGAGGTGTGCCTCGCTACCTCGAAGAGATTCAGCCGAGTCAAACGGCAGAGCAGAACATTGAGCGCCTCTGCTTCAATCCGGGAGGGATGCTGTTCAACGAGTTCGAGCAGATCTTTCACGACATCTTCTCCCGACGAGCCGCTGCTTACCGCGACATCGCCCACACGCTGGTGAGCGGTCCTCGCACGCTCTCCGAGATAAGTAACAAGCTGGGTCGAGTGAAAGGAGGCAGCCTGGGGGAAGCGTTGGCCGATTTGGAAATGGCAGGTTTCATCTCCAGGGACACCGCGTTCGATCCAACGACGGGTAAGTCCAGGCGGCGTTCATCTCGCTACCGGTTGAGTGACAATTATGTACGATTCTATCTCAAGTATATCGAAGCTTTACGCCCTCAGATCATCAAGGGTCTCTACCAGCGCACGCCGCTGGAAACCCTTGGCGCCTGGGACACCATCATTGGGCTACAGTTCGAGAACCTGGTCTTGCAGAGTATTCAGCCCGTGCTGCGCGCGCTCGGGCTGGGCAACGTGCCTGTCATCAACATCGGTCCGTATTGGCATGCGCGGACTGCTCGTCGCCGAGCCTGCCAGGTCGATGTCATGCTCCGCACCAGACGCGCCCTGTACCTGTTCGAAGTGAAGTTTCGCGACAAGATCGGTACAAGCGTCATGGACGAAATGCAGCGGAAGCTCGCCCGCCTCAGGCTCCCATCATCCCTCTCGGTGCGCACGGGTCTCATCTACGAAGGTGAGCTGCATCCAGACATAGAAACGTCGGACCACTTCGAGTTCCTGTTGCCTTTCGGCGACCTGCTCGGCGTCGATTGA